Proteins from one Flavobacteriales bacterium genomic window:
- a CDS encoding MerC domain-containing protein — MKKFLSFDLDVIGMSASLLCAIHCALVPLILTFGLLGGVSFLADPLWDVVFIGLSFILATASLLNGYRNHHGRIGPLVLAISGFLAIILGHLVFHNLLGDILSVAGGLSIAYAHLMNYKACRTCTRCRD, encoded by the coding sequence CTGGATGTGATCGGTATGTCGGCATCCTTGCTGTGTGCTATCCATTGCGCGCTGGTTCCGCTCATCTTGACCTTTGGTCTACTTGGCGGAGTGAGTTTCTTGGCAGATCCGCTATGGGACGTGGTATTCATCGGTCTTTCCTTCATCTTGGCAACGGCATCCCTACTCAATGGATACCGGAATCACCATGGAAGGATCGGACCTCTGGTCTTGGCCATTTCCGGCTTTCTGGCCATTATCCTCGGTCACCTTGTCTTCCATAATTTGCTCGGGGATATCCTCTCTGTAGCAGGAGGGTTGAGCATTGCTTATGCTCATTTGATGAACTATAAGGCTTGCCGGACCTGCACCCGCTGCAGGGATTGA